In the genome of Aspergillus flavus chromosome 8, complete sequence, one region contains:
- a CDS encoding putative cytidine deaminase: MGRTSCKPNDIILIAELLSTAELIPLPSPLNNSTYTSDLSLIPTEINEILQALLNMSSSKPSLTTQELQTLASKAIAAKATAYCPYSKFRVGACILTQSGEYIVGANVENASYPVGTCAERVAFGTAVVAGYHDFKAVAVATDSNPPASPCGMCRQFMNEFTTPSFPIYMYGSEGTYTIKTMRELLPDSFGPEDFSKERVQSS; encoded by the exons ATGGGCCGTACTAGCTGCAAGCCGAACGACATCATCCTGATAGCGGAGCTTCTTTCCACGGCCGAACTCATacccctcccctcccctcttAATAACTCAACTTACACTTCTGACCTGTCGCTCATTCCCACTGAGATAAATGAGATACTTCAGGCGCTGTTAAACATGTCTTCTTCTAAACCCTCTCTTACTACCCAGGAACTCCAGACCCTTGCCTCCAAGGCGATCGCTGCTAAAGCTACGGCCTACT GCCCGTACTCTAAATTCCGCGTCGGGGCATGTATTCTCACCCAGTCTGGTGAGTACATCGTTGGCGCCAATGTCGAAAACGCATCCTATCCTGTCGGCACCTGCGCAGAACGAGTGGCCTTCGGTACTGCTGTT GTCGCTGGATATCATGACTTCAAAGCTGTTGCTGTCGCTACCGATAGTAACCCCCCAGCCTCCCCGTGCGGCATGTGTAGACAGTT CATGAACGAATTTACGACTCCCTCTTTCCCCATTTACATGTATGGCTCTGAAGGAACCTACACTATCAAGACAATGCGCGAG CTTCTCCCCGACTCGTTTGGACCGGAGGATTTCTCAAAGGAAAGGGTACAGTCTTCGTAG
- a CDS encoding carnitine-acylcarnitine carrier protein (amino-acid transporter arg-13), translated as MAAAEHAITIKNDMSMELPTLPPNQGVEAFKDIMFGSTAGMAGKVIEYPFDTVKVRLQSQPDHLPLRYKGPIDCFRQSFQADGFRGLYRGLSAPMAGAAIENSCLFWSYRMIQDVLKSTCYSSTDPLPFSALLVSGAASGSITSLALTPIELIKCKMQVPLEGVNTRAASPLALVASIFRQDGILGFWRGQLGTLIRETGGGAAWFGGYEGVSALFRAYPTSASKNSSEHQSASLPLYQQMIAGAAAGISYNFLFYPADTIKSRMQTEDITHGSINGQRQTFWGAGKALWKQQGLKALYRGCGITCARSAPSSAFIFTVYEGLRNYFA; from the exons ATGGCGGCTGCAGAACATGCGATCACAATCAAGAATGATATGTCAATGGAGCTCCCTACACTTCCCCCCAATCAGGGGGTTGAGGCGTTTAAGGATATAATGTTCGGGTCC ACAGCAGGAATGGCCGGAAAAGTCATCGAGTACCCTTTTGACACGGTGAAGGTGCGGTTGCAATCTCAACCCGACCATCTACCGCTTCGATACAAAGGGCCAATAGACTGTTTTCGGCAGTCATTTCAGGCCGATGGCTTTAGAGGGTTATATCGAGGTCTCAGCGCTCCTATGGCCGGCGCTGCCATAGAAAATAGCTGCTTGTTCTGGAGCTACCGCATGATCCAAGATGTCCTAAAGTCAACATGTTACTCTTCAACGGACCCGCTACCCTTCTCAGCCCTACTGGTCAGTGGCGCTGCATCTGGGTCCATCACTTCACTTGCTCTCACTCCCATTGAACTCATCAAGTGCAAAATGCAAGTACCTCTGGAAGGTGTCAATACGAGGGCTGCTAGTCCACTCGCTTTGGTCGCATCCATATTCCGTCAAGATGGTATCCTGGGATTTTGGCGAGGGCAGTTGGGGACTCTCATTCGAGAGACTGGTGGAGGTGCCGCCTGGTTTGGGGGCTACGAAGGGGTCTCAGCGCTTTTCCGAGCATATCCCACATCCGCTTCAAAAAACAGTTCAGAGCATCAATCGGCTTCTCTCCCGCTTTATCAGCAAATGATTGCTGGTGCAGCAGCTGGTATAAGCTAcaattttctattctatccGGCCGACACAATCAAATCCCGTATGCAAACAGAAGATATAACTCACGGCTCCATCAATGGTCAACGACAAACTTTCTGGGGCGCCGGCAAGGCTCTATGGAAGCAACAAGGGCTCAAGGCTTTGTACCGAGGCTGCGGGATAACTTGCGCGCGATCAGCACCCAGTTCAGCCTTCATATTTACAGTGTACGAAGGACTACGAAATTATTTCGCATAA
- a CDS encoding translation initiation factor SUI1 (RNA binding protein Tma22, putative), protein MAEVVQSGPVEAQARHVVYCGVCTLPPEYCEFGGTAKKCEEWLKEKQPELYQRLHSEEAISANLSTLSISAQERAAKDAAKKEAKAALAEARDAERKAASKVQIKRVERNKRKHVTVIAGLEVYGLENKKVAKELGKKFATGSSVTRSAAGNEEITVQGDVSDDVQDWLLEVYGKEIPEANIEIIEDKKKKGSS, encoded by the exons ATGGCCGAAGTAGTGCAATCTGGCCCTGTTGAAGCACAGGCCCGCCATGTTGTCTATTGCGGGG TTTGCACACTGCCTCCGGAG TACTGTGAGTTTGGTGGGACAGCGAAGAAATGCGAAGAATGgctgaaagagaaacaacCGGAACTGTACCAACGACTCCACTCTGAAG AAGCCATCAGCGCTAATTTATCGACACTTTCTATATCTGCCCAGGAGCGTGCAGCGAAGGACGCTGCTAAGAAGGAGGCAAAAGCTGCTCTGGCAGAAGCACGCGACGCAGAGCGCAAGGCAGCCTCCAAGGTTCAAATCAAACGTGTTGAACGGAACAAACGCAAGCACGTCACAGTCATCGCAGGCTTGGAAGTATATGGTTTAGAAAATAAGAAGGTTGCCAAGGAGCTTGGCAAGAAATTTGCAACTGGTTCTTCAGTGACACGATCTGCTGCgggaaatgaagaaattaCAGTACAAGGTGACGTGAGCGATGATGTCCAGGACTGGTTATTGGAGGTCTATGGGAAGGAAATACCAGAAGCGAATATTGAAATCATTgaggacaagaaaaagaagggaagcaGTTAG